A region of Liolophura sinensis isolate JHLJ2023 chromosome 8, CUHK_Ljap_v2, whole genome shotgun sequence DNA encodes the following proteins:
- the LOC135473813 gene encoding pyroglutamyl-peptidase 1-like has translation MGSCEERNRTGSKPVVLVTGFGPFGMHQVNASWVAVSELGKLGITDDVDLIVQEVPVEYEAVKKIVPALWQKHKPSLVVHVGVSGIASELTLEQQAHNDGYCKEDVQQLCPSHTCCVHGAENTIISNIDMQTVCDEVNRSSCGVKAVVSHDPGRYLCDFCYYQSLFTNRHRSAFIHVPPLAKPYTASELAQGIKAAILSMLKQITS, from the exons ATGGGGAGTTGTGAGGAAAGAAACAGGACAGGGTCTAAACCTGTGGTGCTGGTGACAG GGTTTGGTCCTTTCGGGATGCATCAGGTCAATGCCAGTTGGGTGGCTGTCAGTGAGCTTGGAAAGCTTGGAATTACAGACGACGTGGACCTGATCGTCCAGGAAGTCCCAGTGGAGTACGAGGCTGTGAAGAAAATAGTACCTGCCCTATGGCAAAAACACAAGCCCAGT CTGGTTGTCCATGTTGGCGTGTCCGGGATCGCTAGCGAGCTGACATTAGAACAGCAGGCTCATAATGATGGATACTGTAAAGAAGATGTTCAGCAGCTGTGCCCAAGTCACACGTGCTGTGTGCACGGAGCAGAGAACACCATCATATCCAACATCGACATGCAGACTGTCTGTGATGAAGTCAACCGCAGCTCGTGCGGTGTCAAGGCCGTGGTGTCACATGACCCGGGCAG ATACCTGTGTGATTTCTGTTATTACCAGTCCCTGTTTACCAATCGTCACCGCTCCGCATTTATTCACGTACCACCATTAGCAAAACCTTACACGGCCTCTGAGCTTGCACAGGGAATAAAGGCAGCCATTTTGTCTATGCTCAAACAGATTACATCCTAA